One window of the Camelina sativa cultivar DH55 chromosome 1, Cs, whole genome shotgun sequence genome contains the following:
- the LOC104777169 gene encoding protein Iojap, chloroplastic-like, translating to MTSLTGLTVAGVLRLPVLSSQIPRKTSSSLSLPLPYNCCWRGKTLTCLSNSRRFAVGKEAEDGFLSNISEDTDEMFDDLFNKYGKVVFKSNDVKSPTAEVDDDAESLAFAVELAKVASDVKAGDIKVLFVKPLVYWTRFFIIATAFSRPQIDAIGSRMRDLAEKKYGKVANGDVKPNSWTLLDFGDVVIHLFLPPQRTFYNLEDFYGNAMQIELPFEDQLPPRN from the exons ATGACATCTCTCACCGGTCTCACCGTCGCCGGAGTTCTTCGATTACCAGTTTTATCCTCTCAAATACCTAGAaagacttcttcttcattgtcatTACCGCTACCATACAATTGCTGTTGGCGAGGCAAAACTTTGACTTGTCTGAGTAACTCACGGAGATTTGCTGTGGGGAAGGAAGCTGAAGATGGGTTTCTCTCG AATATAAGTGAAGATACCGATGAGATGTTCGACGACTTGTTCAATAAATATGGCAAGGTTGTTTTCAAGAGCAACGATGTTAAGTCCCCAACAGCTGAGGTTGATGATGACGCTGAAAGTTTAGCAT TTGCTGTTGAATTGGCTAAAGTTGCGAGTGACGTGAAAGCTGGAGACATTAAGGTCCTCTTTGTGAAGCCTCTTGTCTACTGGACTCGGTTTTTCATCATCGCCACTGCGTTCTCCCGCCCTCAAATCGATGCAATTGG ATCGAGGATGAGAGACCTGGCTGAGAAGAAGTACGGTAAAGTTGCTAATGGAGATGTAAAGCCTAATTCATGGACATTGTTAGATTTTG GTGATGTGGTGATCCATTTATTCTTACCTCCACAAAGGACATTCTACAACTTGGAAGACTTTTATGGGAATGCAATGCAAATTGAACTTCCCTTTGAGGATCAGTTACCACCAAGGAACTGA
- the LOC104777158 gene encoding probable BOI-related E3 ubiquitin-protein ligase 3 translates to MAVEAHHLNTLFSSNREMIHPNPIEANGLVYNTQMRYGTVPTFNPTVDCQTSLFNPVFNNIAPVSDMVHQPMKPTLQSVDSSVTFNSDNNANNNVDFIRPVSSRKRSREESVVLNTPAYMQPHKTSTDPLMFLGQDLSSNVQQHHFDIDRLISSHVERMRLEIEEKRKTQRRRIVEAVEQGLMKTLRAKDEEINHIGKLNLFLEEKVKSLCVENHIWRDVAQSNEATVNALRSNLQQVLAAVERNRWEEPHTVAEDAQSCCGSSDEGDSEEDRWKLAGEAQDTKRMRRVATTTMCRNCGKGEASVLLLPCRHMCLCTVCGSSLNTCPICNTPKNASLHVNLSS, encoded by the exons ATGGCTGTTGAAGCTCACCATCTAAACACTCTGTTTTCTTCTAACAGAGAAATGATTCATCCTAATCCTATAGAAGCAAACGGCTTAGTTTACAACACCCAGATGAGATACGGCACCGTTCCGACGTTTAACCCCACCGTGGATTGTCAAACTTCTCTGTTTAATCCAGTGTTCAACAACATCGCACCAGTTAGTGATATGGTTCATCAACCCATGAAACCAACGTTACAATCCGTTGATAGTTCGGTCACATTCAACAGCGATAATAATGCTAACAACAACGTCGATTTCATTCGTCCTGTGTCGTCGAGAAAACGTTCCAGAGAAGAATCCGTTGTTTTGAATACTCCGGCTTATATGCAACCCCACAAAACTTCCACCGATCCTCTCATGTTTCTTGGCCAAGACTTGTCTTCTAACGTCCAACAACATCACTTCGATATCGATCGTTTGATCTCTAGTCAC GTTGAGAGAATGAGATTGGAgattgaagagaagagaaaaacacaAAGGAGGAGGATAGTGGAAGCAGTTGAACAAGGGTTGATGAAAACACTGAGAGCCAAAGACGAAGAGATCAATCACATCGGGAAGCTAAACCTCTTTCTAGAAGAAAAAGTCAAGTCTTTGTGCGTAGAGAATCACATATGGCGTGACGTGGCACAGTCTAATGAAGCCACCGTAAACGCACTCCGTTCCAACTTGCAACAAGTTCTCGCCGCCGTGGAGCGTAACAGGTGGGAGGAGCCGCACACGGTGGCTGAAGACGCACAGTCTTGTTGCGGGAGCAGCGACGAGGGTGATAGCGAGGAAGACAGGTGGAAGTTAGCGGGAGAGGCGCAGGATACGAAAAGGATGCGTAGGGTAGCGACGACGACTATGTGTAGAAACTGTGGAAAAGGAGAAGCCAGTGTGTTACTGTTACCGTGTAGACACATGTGTCTATGTACTGTGTGTGGTTCTTCACTCAACACTTGTCCAATCTGTAATACTCCTAAGAACGCTAGTCTACATGTTAATCTTTCCTCTTAG
- the LOC104704548 gene encoding uncharacterized protein LOC104704548: protein PSDSYKLAVTTLSQSLAQYSAAIIQFPTSDGALLRSGLDSARLYFHQRDSYPAANDNMIHTNDSSDWCKTSGYYADPQSWQESYEYRPGLSPTEPTNSMEFPPSGLPDIFALLGKAARVVLDAIGFYLNLRSCPFTEILDNVPLRSNEISSSVLSVCCYARPSFHGAQHHNLTEDEQLILYSDHDHQLDKSLISFVKSDKAGLHIRDMHGQWILVDMDLGPREAVVYPGLALYQATAGYVSPAVHRTDLNSMQGSIEGRFSLAFKLMPKSMTNLSCSEMRAAGHGVEAQFQLPVSVDDFMQRPHSNDELFNRQTLQSFSVPQSQDGSMKQMKKRRKSDSRCKPLPPSKRLRLEAQRVLKERVQEIADKKGIKLRFCNLKECENNHNVMNSPCANIKREIGWPHGVPFVHPHDLPNKAKIGFLETYEPGWSETHDMELNLSETAQGNQHVTNCNHSFTQ, encoded by the exons CCTTCTGATTCTTACAAGTTGGCCGTGACTACATTATCTCAATCTCTGGCTCAGTACTCTGCAGCCATCATCCAGTTTCCAACTAGCGATGGAGCTCTCCTTAGATCTGGTCTTGATTCTGCTCGGCTCTATTTTCACCAGAGAGATTCATATCCAGCCGCTAATGATAATATGATCCACACAAATGATTCAAGTGATTGGTGCAAGACCTCTGGCTACTATGCTGATCCTCAGTCGTGGCAAGAGAGTTACGAGTATAGACCCGGTTTGAGTCCCACTGAGCCAACCAATTCTATGGAGTTCCCTCCATCTGGTTTGCCTGATATCTTTGCTTTACTAGGCAAAGCTGCTCGTGTAGTTCTTGATGCCATTGGTTTCTATTTGAACTTGAGAAGCTGTCCTTTTACTGAGATTCTTGATAATGTTCCTTTGAGGAGTAATGAGATATCGTCCTCTGTGTTGTCTGTTTGCTGTTATGCTAGGCCGTCATTTCATGGAGCACAGCACCATAACTTAACAGAAGACGAGCAGCTTATCCTGTATTCAGACCATGATCACCAGCTTGACAAGAGTCTCATCTCGTTTGTGAAATCAGACAAGGCAGGGTTGCACATTAGGGACATGCATGGGCAATGGATTTTAGTTGATATGGATCTTGGTCCTCGAGAGGCTGTTGTATACCCGGGGCTAGCTCTTTACCAGGCTACAGCAGGGTATGTGAGTCCTGCAGTTCACAGAACCGATTTAAACAGTATGCAAGGAAGTATAGAAGGGAGGTTCTCCTTGGCCTTCAAACTCATGCCAAAATCAATGACCAATCTGAGTTGCTCAGAGATGAGAGCTGCAGGTCATGGTGTTGAAGCTCAGTTTCAGCTCCCTGTTTCGGTCGATGACTTCATGCAGAGACCTCACTCAAACGATGAACTCTTTAACAGACAGACTTTGCAAAGCTTCAGCGTCCCTCAATCCCAGGATG GGTCAATGAAACAGATGAAAAAGCGGAGGAAGAGCGATTCCAGATGCAAACCACTACCACCATCAAAGCGGCTGAGATTAGAAGCGCAGAGAGTTCTGAAGGAACGAGTTCAGGAGATTGCAGACAAAAAGGGAATCAAGCTCAGATTCTGCAACCTCAAGGAGTGCGAGAACAACCACAATGTAATGAACAGCCCTTGTGCGAATATAAAAAGGGAGATTGGGTGGCCGCATGGAGTTCCATTTGTTCATCCTCACGACCTCCCCAATAAAGCTAAAATCGGTTTCCTTGAGACATATGAACCAGGATGGTCTGAAACACATGACATGGAGCTCAATCTCTCTGAAACCGCTCAGGGGAACCAACATGTGACTAACTGTAACCATTCTTTCACCCAATAA